A DNA window from Xiphias gladius isolate SHS-SW01 ecotype Sanya breed wild chromosome 3, ASM1685928v1, whole genome shotgun sequence contains the following coding sequences:
- the LOC120805790 gene encoding butyrophilin subfamily 3 member A3-like, which translates to MMQCFHFMVEPAKNLTAKIKESHKRANKDKREPLDEDQLFVVDLARDLNRVCQRSAVLEHIWSQDDTWPTPLCRLFILQWASMLESKKRPLQTDGWPEMDEGKLPDLINEQDLLQAKNLILNWVRDLRAQPEQSVRPGEPVAKILEDLQSAWRWGRVPSLLTAMELVMWTLMLQRPDKDAIPQQWLMWKQRTQNIGAISYIPQPVWDWISDAAVEVSLDLDTANPDLLISTDEKRMRCGFERKDVPNYHERFDGWWCAVGMEGFSSGRHYWEVEVGERDWRLGVAKESSLRKGFKSLNTNTGYLTLRLERGTELKALTVPFTALPPGLIPRKVGIYLDYDHGQLSFYDVEKHLHIYTYNESFTEKLFPLFGTVEIIKDLVIRSPAAKTQCLCSTSCLWG; encoded by the exons atgatgcagtgttttcacttCATGGTGGAGCCGGCCAAAAACCTGACGGCCAAGATAAAG GAATCAcacaagagagcaaataaggACAAGAGGGAGCCTCTGGATGAGGATCAGCTGTTTGTTGTGGATCTGGCTAGAGACCTAAACCGCGTGTGCCAG AGGTCAGCAGTCCTGGAGCACATCTGGAGCCAGGATGACACCTGGCCAACTCCTCTCTGCAGGCTTTTCATCCTGCAGTGGGCCTCTATGCTGGAGAGCAAG AAGAGGCCCCTGCAGACCGATGGCTGGCCAGAGATGGATGAGGGCAAACTGCCTGATTTGATTAATGAACAGGACCTGCTGCAGGCCAAAAACCTGATCCTCAACTGGGTCAGGGACCTGAGAGCTCAGCCTGAG CAAAGCGTGAGGCCTGGGGAACCTGTGGCAAAGATTCTGGAGGACCTGCAGTCAGCCTGGCGTTGGGGCCGTGTCCCCAGTCTGCTGACTGCTATGGAGCTGGTCATGTGGACTTTAATGCTGCAGCGCCCGGATAAG GACGCCATACCGCAGCAGTGGCTCATGTGGAAGCAGAGGACTCAGAATATTG GTGCCATATCCTACATTCCTCAGCCAG TGTGGGACTGGATCTCAGATGCTGCAG TTGAGGTGAGCCTGGATCTGGACACAGCCAACCCTGATCTGCTCATCTCTACCGATGAGAAGAGGATGCGCTGCGGCTTTGAGCGGAAGGATGTTCCCAACTACCACGAGCGCTTCGACGGCTGGTGGTGTGCTGTCGGGATGGAGGGCTTCAGCTCCGGCCGCCACTactgggaggtggaggtgggcgAGCGGGACTGGCGGCTGGGCGTGGCTAAAGAGTCATCCCTGAGGAAAGGCTTCAAGTCGCTGAACACCAATACAGGGTACCTGACCCTGCGGCTGGAGAGGGGCACTGAGCTGAAGGCGCTGACCGTGCCCTTCACTGCCCTGCCGCCGGGCCTCATCCCCCGCAAGGTGGGCATCTACCTCGACTATGACCACGGCCAGCTGTCCTTCTATGATGTGGAAAAACACTTACACATTTACACCTACAATGAGAGCTTCACTGAGAAGCTCTTCCCCTTGTTTGGTACAGTGGAGATCATCAAAGATCTGGTGATCAGGTCCCCGGCAGCCAAGACCCAATGTCTCTGCTCCACATCCTGCCTCTGGGGTTGA